The Terriglobales bacterium genome includes the window CCCGCGATGCAGAAGCTCTCGGATGCCGAGCTTCGGGCCAAGACCGAGGAATTCCGCCAGCGCGTCAAAGAGTCGATACAACGGTCCGCGCCAAACGATGCAGATGAGCAGCCGGTCGAGCCGACATCCACCAAGGCCAAGCGCGATCCAATCCTGGAAGAGGCGTTGAACGAGGTTCTTCCCGAAGCCTTTGCCGTAGTCCGCGAGGCTGGAAGGCGCGTGCTGAACATGCGGCACTTCGACGTCCAGTTAATCGGCGGCACCGTCCTGCATCAGGGCAAGATCGCTGAGATGAAGACCGGCGAAGGTAAAACTCTCGTCGCTACGCTTCCGGTCTATCTGAACGCGCTCGCCGGGCGTGGAGTTCACGTAGTCACCGTGAACGACTACCTCGCCAAGCGCGACTCGGAGTGGATGGGCAAGCTATACACCTCCCTAGGGCTCTCGGTGGGCGTTATCGTCCACGACCTCGATGACAACGAGCGGCGCCAAGCGTATGCCGCCGACATCACCTACGGCACCAACAACGAGTTCGGCTTCGACTACCTGCGCGACAACATGAAGTTCGATCTGAAGGACTGCGTGCAACGTGGGCATCACTTCGCCATCGTCGACGAAGTGGATTCGATCCTCATCGACGAAGCGCGTACGCCTCTGATCATCGCTGGACAGAGCGAGGAATCGACGGACAAGTACTACAAGGTGAATCGAATTATTCCTGCTTTGGAAAAGGGTGAGGAGATTCAGAAGAGCCTCGAAGAAACGATCTTTACCGGCGATTACGCCGTCGACGAGAAACACCGGACGATTACCGTTACGGAACAGGGCTGGGAGAAGGTTGAGAAGATGCTCGGCATCGGCAACATCGCGGATCCCGAGAACTGGGGCTGGAAGCATCATGTCGAAACCGCCATCAAGGCGCACGTGCTCTACCGGCGCGATACGGAATATGTAATCAAAGACGGCGAAGTCATCATTGTCGACGAATTTACCGGACGCATGATGCCCGGGCGCCGCTGGTCCGATGGACTGCACCAGGCGGTTGAAGCCAAAGAAAACGTCAAAATCGAGCGCGAGAACCAGACGCTCGCGACCATCTCCTTCCAGAACTACTTCCGCATGTATACGAAGCTGGCCGGCATGACGGGCACGGCGGAGACCGAAGCAGCCGAGTTCGAGAAGATCTACAAGCTCGAGATCGTTGTAATCCCTACCAACAAACCGCTCCTGCGCTTGGAAAATCCCGACGTCGTGTATCGCACGGAGAAAGAAAAGTATTTCGCGGTTGCCGATGATATCCAGAAGGTAAATGCTGAGCAGCGTCCGGTGCTGGTGGGAACCACATCGATTGAGAAGTCGGAGAGGCTTTCGGAACTACTCAAGAAAAAGGGCGTGAAGCACGTTGTGCTTAATGCTAAATACCACGAGCGGGAAGCCGAGATTGTTGCTCAGGCAGGACGAATCGGATCCGTGACGATCGCCACCAACATGGCCGGCCGTGGTACTGACATTTTGCTCGGAGGCAACGCGGAGTTTCTTGCCAAACAGGAGCTACTAAAGAGGGGCCTGGCGCGTTCAGTTGGAGCAGCCGAAGGAGAGTTGGCACCGATTGCTGCCAACGCCAACCTTACGCGCTTCTACTATCAGGGGGCTGAGTACGAGGTTGAAATTCAGCACTGGCAGGAAGCACTGGCGCGGCATGAACGCGACATTCAGGCGGAGCACGAGAAAGTCATTGCCGTGAGCGGACTGCACATTCTAGGTACTGAGCGGCACGAATCGCGGCGTATCGATAACCAGTTACGCGGACGTGCTGGCCGCCAGGGCGATCCTGGCTCCTCCCGCTTTTATCTTTCACTCGAAGACGACTTGATGCGCATCTTCGCCAAGGAGTGGGTCTCGAACCTGCTTCAACGACTGGGAATGGAAGAGGGTGTGCCGATCGAATCCAAACTCATCTCGCGGCGCATAGAGGCAGCACAAAAAGCAGTAGAAGGCCAGAACTTCGAGTCACGCAAACACCTGCTCGAATACGACGACGTGATGAACAAGCAGCGCGAGGCCGTGTATGGTCTTCGCCATCAGTTGCTCGAGGGAATCGACCAGAAAGATCTGATCCTTGAAGACTATGTCTCGAGCATCGTCGGTGACCTGCTAGACCAATACGCGCGGCGTGAGCAGCACGCGGAGCAATGGGACACCACGGCGCTGAAACAGCAAGTGTTCACGCGCTTTGGCGTGGATCTTGCCACAGAAGGCGTCGATCCCGACAAGTTGAATCGTTCCGAATTGGGCGATGCGATCTTCGAAAAGCTCAAACAGCGCTATGAAGCCAAGGAGAAACTGATCGGCTCTGAGGCCATGCGCTATCACGAGCGCATGATCATGTTGAGCGTGCTCGATGGCCAGTGGAAAGACCATCTGCTCAGCATGGACCACCTCAAAGAAGGTATCGGCCTGCGTGGATATGGGCAGCACGATCCTTTGGTTGAATATAAGCGCGAGTCCTTCGAGATGTTCGAAGCGATGATGCAGCGCTTCCAGGAAGAGACGGTCCGTTATCTGTATCTCTTGCAGGTGATCGAATCGGGCCCGCCGCCGAGCGCTGGCGATGACGGCCTCACCATGGACGGAGTACCGTTTGATCCGAGGCGCCCGGTTAGTCCGCCTCCAAGCGGAAATGGGAACCGGCATCGCACAGCAACGTCGATGGACGACATGGAGCGAGAGTTCAAGCGCAAGAAAGAACGCGAGCTCCAGCAGGCACGCATGGCCGGCGGTGGTGAGCAGCTAGTTCAGCAACGACGCGTCGGAGAAAAGGTCGGGCGTAACGATCTCTGCCCTTGTGGATCGGGGAAAAAGTACAAGAAGTGTTGTGGTGCCTAACGCGCCCCCCACTTATTCCGGCAGCGGCATAGGACCGTGATTGAGTAGGCTCAAGAAGCGCGGATCCTTGCGGAAGCCTACGAACTCCTGATCCTTCTGGAAGTTCTCTGCAACCTTAAATCCTTCCTCCATCGCCTTCTTTAGGTACAGCAAACATCGGTCGGCATCCCCGCGTCCGGCGAACATCTTTGCCATCACATAGGAATAACGGGCGCGATCTTCCGGAGACGACATGTGCGCAGTGATCCCAGCCTGGGAGTGGCGCTCAAAGATTTCCGGATCCAGCGACAGCGCAGTCGCGTATTCCTGGCTTGCTTTGTCGTATTTTTTTGTAGCGAAATACGCAGTACCAAGGTTGCTATGGAAGCTGGCCGACTCCGGATTCAAAACGATCGCTTTGCGATAAAGCTTGATGGACTTGCCGTAGTTGCGCGTGTTGTAGTGGACCACTCCCAGATTGTTCGTGGCCTCGGGGTAGTGCGGATTGCCCTTAATCGCGCGCTCAAACATATGCTTCGCTTCGTTGAAGTGCAGCATCTGGAGCTGCGCAATCCCCTGTTTGTTGTAGAGCTGAGACGGGGAAGAACTCTTATGGATCGCCGCGTCGTAGTAGTCGATTGCGTCAGCATAGTACTTTTCGGCACGTAGGATGTCGCCACGCTGCTCGAGCTGAGCCTCAGTTGCGCTGGGTGACGGTGGTTCTATACGGCGCAATGCTGTTGGAGTCGTCATCGTAACTGACGAACTATCATTTAGAGGAATCTGAGTTTGCGCTGAGCAACAAGCGGCAGCGGTGAGTGCGAACGCGAAAGCGAACTGTGCACGAGACATCGTTGGCCTCCCAGGTCACTTCCGTCGCGGGTTCTACCTTGGTGCAGGCGGGGACGGCGAACTCGGCGGCGAATTTTGGTCCTTATTATCCCCCTTAATTGCCCCAAAAAGCTTCCCAAAAAAGCCCTTTTTCTTCTTCTCGTCCTCGGTACTTTGGGCCGTCTGGGACGACTGTACTACTGGTGGGGACGAAAGTGGCTGGGCTGCCTGCTGAGTAGGATTAGACACCGGAGGTGGCGCACTCGGATGTGGCCCTACCCCGAAGATCTTCTGGAAGAAATTTCGCTGGTCGCCGGCGGTCATTTCGCAGTTCTGGTTGGGCTCGGTGCCGACAATGAAGGCTGCATTGTAATCGTTTGGACAGACGGGGGTGGCTAGGTAATTCGTTACTTTATCGAGCCTTACATCAACCACTCCCGCAGGAGGATTAAACGGGCCAACCCCGTCCTTGTACTGCGGAAGGGCGGTTGCGCGCTTCATGAACTGTGCCCAGATTGGCGCGGCCGTTTTTGAGCCTTCCAGCTTCAGATCGCTGTAATCGTCATAGCCAACCCAAACAATGCACAACAAATTCGTGGTATAGCCGGCGAACCAAGCGTCGTGTGACGTACCGGTCTTTCCGGCCGCGGGGGCGGTGAAGCCGTCACGGCCGCGAACTGCGGCAGCAGTACCGTAGTTGAGCACACCTTCCATCATCGTGGTGGTTACATAGGCCACGCGTGGATCGAGCACCTGACGACTATCCGTAGTGAAGTCCTGCAGGATGTCACCTTTCGCATCCCGAACCGAGGAGACGAAGATGGGAGAGATGCGCGTGCCGTTATTAGCGAAAATCGTGTATGCCCCAGCCATATCCATCGGCGTGGCATCGTAGGAGCCGATAGCCATCGCCGGTGTCGCGCGGACCGATTTGATTCCTGCCGAACGGGCAAGAGCGACAACCTTGTCGTAGCCGATCATCTCCGCAACTTTTATGGTCGCGTTGTTCAGCGAATGCGCGAGGGCGAAGCTGGCGCTTACGGGCCCGTAGTACTTGTCTTCAAAATTCTTGGGTGTATAGACCTTGTCTTCATATTGGAAGACGGTCGGTGAATCGTCGACGATGGTGGCCGGAGTGAAGACAGGCTGTCCTCCACTGAGCGCGGTGTTGACGGCTGTCGCGAAGACGAAGGGCTTGAAGATAGATCCCGTCGGACGACTCGCCACAGAGTGATTCAACTGGCTCATGCCGTAATTGCGTCCACCGGAAAGCGCGAGCACGGCTCCGGTATGGGGATCGATGCACACCAACGCGACTTGAGCGTCGGGTCCTGGCCGGACGGTGGTGACTATCTTCGCGTTCTTGCCCTTCCCTTCTCGAACTTTTTTCGTGCGCTGCTTGCGGACCAATTCGTCCACCTGCTTCATGCCAATATCAATGGCCTCAGCTGCAGCGTGTTGCAGATCCAGATCAAGCGTGGTGTAAATGCGGTAACCGTTTCCGTTCAGTTCAGTATCTTTGTACTGCGAGAGCAGCGACTCGCGAACCATGTCGACGAAGTAAGGCGCGTCGCTAGCTTCCACGTTTGGAGGAGCCAGCTTCAGTGGCGCAGCCTTGGCGGCATCTGCCTGTGCTTGAGAGATCACTTCATTGTCGACCATCGCCTGCAGCACGATGTTGCGACGCTCCACAGCACGGTCAGGGTGACGATATGGCGAGAAGTAAGTTGGGCCATTGACGATCCCAGCCAGCAGCGCCGCTTCGTGAAGAGTGAGGTCCCCGATATCTTTCCCGAAATAGGCTTGGGACGCTTCGCCGAATCCTTTGATGGTGAAGGACCCGCGCTGGCCCATGTCCACTTGATTAACGTAGAGCTCGAGAATCTGCTTCTTGGTGAGACGCTGCTCCAGCTCGGTGGCAATCAGCATCTCCGTCAACTTGCGCTTTATCGTTTGTTGGGGCGTTAGGAAGAAGCCGCGCGCCAATTGCATGGTCAGCGTCGATCCGCCCTGCTTGTGCCGGGAACGCAGATCGATCAAGACTGCTTCGATAAAGCGTAGGTAGTTAACACCACCATGCTGGAAGAACCTGCGATCCTCGATGGAGAGGATCGCGTTCACCAGAATGGACGGCATATCCTCGTAGGTGATGAGCCGGCGCTTGGATCGGTTCTCGCGATCGAACAGGCCGGTAACGAGCTGAGGCTCAAGTTCGTAAGCGTCAAGCCCGCCGCCATTCTTCTGCGTGATGCGATCTATCTTGCCGTCGCTGACATGAATGGTCGCGGATTCAGGCGTGTGATACGACTCCGGGCCAGGGTTTACCTCGATATAAGAAGCGCCCTCCTTGTAGGTGCCTACACGCGAGCCGTTGCGGTCGCTCTCTTCAGTGTACCCAGCGCGGCGAAGGTCGACGGCAATGCTGCTGACCTTGAGCGCCTCGCCTACCTTTACCGTCTCAGCGGCAGCGTAGATCTTCGCCGAGTTGGCAAAGATCGGTCCACTCAGGCGCTT containing:
- the secA gene encoding preprotein translocase subunit SecA, with the translated sequence MIGLLISKVIGTKTERELKRLWPIVAQVNALEPAMQKLSDAELRAKTEEFRQRVKESIQRSAPNDADEQPVEPTSTKAKRDPILEEALNEVLPEAFAVVREAGRRVLNMRHFDVQLIGGTVLHQGKIAEMKTGEGKTLVATLPVYLNALAGRGVHVVTVNDYLAKRDSEWMGKLYTSLGLSVGVIVHDLDDNERRQAYAADITYGTNNEFGFDYLRDNMKFDLKDCVQRGHHFAIVDEVDSILIDEARTPLIIAGQSEESTDKYYKVNRIIPALEKGEEIQKSLEETIFTGDYAVDEKHRTITVTEQGWEKVEKMLGIGNIADPENWGWKHHVETAIKAHVLYRRDTEYVIKDGEVIIVDEFTGRMMPGRRWSDGLHQAVEAKENVKIERENQTLATISFQNYFRMYTKLAGMTGTAETEAAEFEKIYKLEIVVIPTNKPLLRLENPDVVYRTEKEKYFAVADDIQKVNAEQRPVLVGTTSIEKSERLSELLKKKGVKHVVLNAKYHEREAEIVAQAGRIGSVTIATNMAGRGTDILLGGNAEFLAKQELLKRGLARSVGAAEGELAPIAANANLTRFYYQGAEYEVEIQHWQEALARHERDIQAEHEKVIAVSGLHILGTERHESRRIDNQLRGRAGRQGDPGSSRFYLSLEDDLMRIFAKEWVSNLLQRLGMEEGVPIESKLISRRIEAAQKAVEGQNFESRKHLLEYDDVMNKQREAVYGLRHQLLEGIDQKDLILEDYVSSIVGDLLDQYARREQHAEQWDTTALKQQVFTRFGVDLATEGVDPDKLNRSELGDAIFEKLKQRYEAKEKLIGSEAMRYHERMIMLSVLDGQWKDHLLSMDHLKEGIGLRGYGQHDPLVEYKRESFEMFEAMMQRFQEETVRYLYLLQVIESGPPPSAGDDGLTMDGVPFDPRRPVSPPPSGNGNRHRTATSMDDMEREFKRKKERELQQARMAGGGEQLVQQRRVGEKVGRNDLCPCGSGKKYKKCCGA
- a CDS encoding PBP1A family penicillin-binding protein — protein: MAIKLKIPRGTGIHARLSHPIVKASVAAFIVVCTVLFGVFAYYYVKYQKIIDKRLSGPIFANSAKIYAAAETVKVGEALKVSSIAVDLRRAGYTEESDRNGSRVGTYKEGASYIEVNPGPESYHTPESATIHVSDGKIDRITQKNGGGLDAYELEPQLVTGLFDRENRSKRRLITYEDMPSILVNAILSIEDRRFFQHGGVNYLRFIEAVLIDLRSRHKQGGSTLTMQLARGFFLTPQQTIKRKLTEMLIATELEQRLTKKQILELYVNQVDMGQRGSFTIKGFGEASQAYFGKDIGDLTLHEAALLAGIVNGPTYFSPYRHPDRAVERRNIVLQAMVDNEVISQAQADAAKAAPLKLAPPNVEASDAPYFVDMVRESLLSQYKDTELNGNGYRIYTTLDLDLQHAAAEAIDIGMKQVDELVRKQRTKKVREGKGKNAKIVTTVRPGPDAQVALVCIDPHTGAVLALSGGRNYGMSQLNHSVASRPTGSIFKPFVFATAVNTALSGGQPVFTPATIVDDSPTVFQYEDKVYTPKNFEDKYYGPVSASFALAHSLNNATIKVAEMIGYDKVVALARSAGIKSVRATPAMAIGSYDATPMDMAGAYTIFANNGTRISPIFVSSVRDAKGDILQDFTTDSRQVLDPRVAYVTTTMMEGVLNYGTAAAVRGRDGFTAPAAGKTGTSHDAWFAGYTTNLLCIVWVGYDDYSDLKLEGSKTAAPIWAQFMKRATALPQYKDGVGPFNPPAGVVDVRLDKVTNYLATPVCPNDYNAAFIVGTEPNQNCEMTAGDQRNFFQKIFGVGPHPSAPPPVSNPTQQAAQPLSSPPVVQSSQTAQSTEDEKKKKGFFGKLFGAIKGDNKDQNSPPSSPSPPAPR
- a CDS encoding tetratricopeptide repeat protein, with translation MTTPTALRRIEPPSPSATEAQLEQRGDILRAEKYYADAIDYYDAAIHKSSSPSQLYNKQGIAQLQMLHFNEAKHMFERAIKGNPHYPEATNNLGVVHYNTRNYGKSIKLYRKAIVLNPESASFHSNLGTAYFATKKYDKASQEYATALSLDPEIFERHSQAGITAHMSSPEDRARYSYVMAKMFAGRGDADRCLLYLKKAMEEGFKVAENFQKDQEFVGFRKDPRFLSLLNHGPMPLPE